From the genome of Geoglobus ahangari, one region includes:
- a CDS encoding restriction endonuclease subunit S, with protein sequence MTTGFKETPIGRIPEDWEVVRLGDVLTLIRNGLTYRQNKEGNGYPITRIETISDEKIDPSKVGFVNNLKEGELKEYQLIVGDILFSHINSLEHIGKTAIYEAVPEILLHGMNLLLLRPNKEEIKPRFLLYLLKIYRLRGIFKNIAKKAVNQASINQTELKRIRIPLPPLPEQRKIARRNSKHG encoded by the coding sequence TTGACAACAGGATTCAAAGAAACACCAATCGGCAGAATTCCAGAGGATTGGGAGGTTGTAAGGCTTGGAGACGTTTTAACGCTAATTAGGAATGGTTTAACTTATCGGCAAAACAAAGAAGGAAATGGGTATCCCATTACGAGAATAGAGACGATCTCAGATGAGAAAATTGATCCAAGTAAAGTTGGTTTTGTGAATAACCTCAAAGAAGGAGAATTAAAAGAATATCAGCTAATTGTTGGCGATATTTTGTTCAGCCACATTAATAGCCTTGAACATATCGGAAAAACAGCAATTTATGAAGCTGTACCAGAAATATTGTTGCATGGGATGAATCTCTTGCTTTTAAGGCCAAACAAAGAGGAGATTAAACCTCGTTTTTTGCTTTACCTACTTAAAATATACCGATTAAGAGGAATATTCAAAAATATAGCGAAAAAAGCTGTAAATCAGGCTTCAATAAATCAAACGGAATTGAAGCGAATTAGAATCCCCCTCCCACCCCTCCCAGAACAGCGCAAAATCGCTCGCCGAAATTCTAAGCACGGTTGA
- a CDS encoding integrase has product MRRIEPEEKVPGAGFEPATMRSSAVGQYTSSINEIELNNASNRHIEVANGGKLHQRYNSYNEGIKFEDIDYEDFELFWTAERKMKTKKERVKRLYNVLKKVLAGKVINEESLREGFHKTTNKKDYVNAVRVLLEYLKVRKLMPREMVQEILEQPFLTPIRSKRRGIYLKDEEIRQAYEWLKEKWKDKDTELLFKLLVFSGIRLDHALDLLYNFDPRKLEFKGRVARYPLTDISNEIKSGEYAFMPAEFARKLRKIKKKLDYQTWENRINVKRWRGDEKYKKSRVDANAIRKWFGNFCLGHDVSESATEYFMGHAIKGMGGKAYFDLRDKLSWREYEKIVDKFPIPF; this is encoded by the coding sequence GTGCGGAGAATTGAACCGGAAGAAAAAGTGCCCGGAGCCGGATTTGAACCGGCGACTATGCGGTCTTCAGCCGTAGGGCAATATACGAGCTCCATTAATGAAATAGAGTTGAATAATGCCTCCAATAGGCATATAGAGGTGGCAAATGGTGGCAAATTGCACCAAAGATATAACAGCTACAATGAAGGAATAAAGTTTGAGGATATTGATTACGAGGATTTTGAGCTTTTCTGGACGGCAGAGAGGAAAATGAAAACCAAAAAGGAGAGAGTTAAGAGATTATACAATGTTCTCAAGAAGGTTCTGGCTGGAAAGGTGATCAATGAGGAATCGCTGAGGGAGGGATTCCACAAAACAACAAACAAAAAGGATTACGTGAATGCTGTAAGGGTTCTGCTGGAGTATCTGAAGGTGAGGAAGCTAATGCCAAGGGAGATGGTTCAGGAGATCCTTGAACAACCATTCTTAACACCAATAAGATCAAAGAGGAGAGGGATTTACCTGAAGGATGAGGAGATCAGGCAGGCTTATGAGTGGTTAAAGGAGAAGTGGAAGGATAAAGATACGGAACTATTGTTCAAACTGCTTGTATTCTCAGGGATAAGGCTTGATCATGCTCTAGATCTGCTGTATAACTTTGATCCAAGGAAGCTTGAGTTTAAGGGGAGAGTTGCAAGGTATCCATTAACCGATATTAGCAATGAGATCAAATCTGGAGAGTATGCATTCATGCCGGCAGAGTTTGCAAGGAAGCTGAGGAAGATCAAAAAGAAGCTCGATTACCAAACATGGGAGAACAGGATCAACGTTAAGAGATGGAGAGGAGATGAGAAATACAAAAAGAGCAGGGTTGATGCGAATGCCATCAGGAAATGGTTTGGGAACTTTTGCTTAGGCCATGATGTTTCTGAATCTGCAACGGAATACTTCATGGGGCATGCGATAAAGGGAATGGGAGGAAAGGCTTACTTTGATCTCAGGGATAAGCTGAGCTGGAGGGAATATGAGAAGATTGTTGATAAATTCCCAATTCCTTTCTAA
- a CDS encoding AbrB/MazE/SpoVT family DNA-binding domain-containing protein — MPVAKIDEKGRILLPKEIRDKMNIKPGEEFLVADVDENAVILKRIDVRKMLEDLIEKAKSIDLEKLEREIEEEGNRIARRRYKISD, encoded by the coding sequence ATGCCAGTGGCAAAAATTGACGAGAAGGGCAGAATTCTGCTGCCTAAGGAAATAAGAGATAAGATGAACATAAAGCCGGGAGAGGAATTTCTGGTGGCAGATGTAGACGAAAATGCAGTTATACTCAAGAGGATTGACGTTAGAAAGATGCTCGAAGACCTTATTGAAAAAGCAAAATCAATTGATCTGGAAAAGCTGGAAAGAGAAATAGAAGAGGAAGGGAACAGAATTGCGAGAAGGAGGTACAAAATTTCTGATTGA
- a CDS encoding PIN domain-containing protein — protein MREGGTKFLIDTNVFIAAVKKGWTKTTELVLHLLSNPEFVLVANDVLLAEYERYAKAFDAENFLEFMRLRVIIVNPSDEEIKVCRQYFPENEVADTIYAATCLKTNAVLITNDKHFDSIRKAGLIEVWNISEAISRIL, from the coding sequence TTGCGAGAAGGAGGTACAAAATTTCTGATTGATACCAACGTTTTCATAGCTGCAGTTAAGAAAGGTTGGACGAAAACAACGGAATTAGTCCTGCATCTCCTCTCGAATCCGGAATTTGTTCTGGTGGCAAATGACGTTTTGCTTGCAGAGTATGAAAGGTATGCCAAGGCGTTTGATGCTGAGAATTTTCTTGAGTTTATGAGGCTCAGAGTTATTATCGTAAATCCTTCAGATGAGGAGATCAAAGTGTGTAGGCAGTATTTTCCAGAAAATGAGGTTGCTGATACAATTTATGCTGCCACATGCCTTAAAACAAATGCCGTTCTTATTACAAATGACAAACACTTCGATTCAATCAGGAAGGCTGGTTTGATAGAAGTATGGAATATTTCAGAGGCGATCAGCAGAATTCTCTGA
- a CDS encoding type I restriction endonuclease subunit R, with product MRKEKSQSEDYLSEILESFGWKQKNLKPDILALDEFVDALKRLNDVSNEDIKEVLNFLETRSFDVESSMQILDAIKKGVTIKDSEGNLKTIKLIDYENLEANSLVFSRQVSFRDAVIPDITLFVNGIPLVVIECKKMAKSWKEGYSQIKRYEQSVPELFKYVQIGVSFADKLVYFPIVRWAENVPVYEWKPQFDILKPEILLDVVRYFTFYREQDGEITKVLPRYMQYRAVNAIVERAVSYAKGLTDRNKGLIWHWQGTGKTLTMAFSAVKIRDLLGNPSIFFIVDRVELQKQLLDELKGLKISCEVIESIDHLKEVLSHADGKRGFFITLIHKFREEELAKLREQMEKQHWSIMKRKDVICLIDEGHRTQYGELAASMRGILKNASFFAFTGTPIAKKGRDTYSAFGYPDEPYLDRYFILDSINDGFTVKIAYQSRLDDVHLDRENLEIFLSSKLEEIPEEYREKVEQDLKRKLNKVKVILEDKNRIERIARDIASHYIKYVRPFKAMVVAVSRNACLYYKQALDKFLNENETEIVMTFQQNDSKELLNYLEKLKEKYGKNELKEIHEEIIARFKKKENPKILIVTDMLLTGFDAPILQTLYLDKPLKEHRLLQAIARTNRPFIKNGENLKGAGLVVDYVGIFKFLKKAFEMYEDEDIRGAAYSIEEIKEELRKKIEQAFNFFDFELSYGRDVIDRAVLVISNNIDEFRKLYFEIRNLYRLLLEDKIEFKEKFDLLSEIYHVYLQRENQLDAEIEQKRDQFYKEALKFIHETIDVQKIKKDYPVVVIDDEFIRRIKSEKGARKFYDLLFPVKNTPRISLMRVLLRELIESCETGMKEREILMSFTKNFYLLLRLSTRKERKGRGSS from the coding sequence GTGAGGAAAGAAAAATCTCAATCTGAAGATTATCTTTCGGAAATACTCGAATCGTTTGGCTGGAAACAGAAAAACCTGAAGCCCGATATTCTCGCATTAGATGAGTTTGTTGATGCATTGAAAAGGCTGAACGATGTGAGCAATGAGGACATCAAAGAGGTTCTGAACTTCCTTGAAACTCGTTCCTTCGATGTTGAGAGCTCAATGCAGATACTCGATGCGATTAAGAAGGGAGTAACGATAAAGGATTCCGAGGGCAACCTGAAAACCATCAAGCTGATAGATTACGAGAATCTTGAAGCCAACAGCCTCGTTTTCTCAAGACAGGTGAGCTTTAGAGATGCAGTAATTCCGGATATCACCCTGTTCGTTAACGGCATTCCTCTCGTAGTTATTGAATGCAAGAAAATGGCGAAGAGCTGGAAGGAAGGTTACTCTCAGATAAAGAGGTATGAACAATCAGTTCCAGAGCTATTCAAGTATGTTCAGATTGGTGTGAGCTTCGCTGACAAACTCGTTTACTTCCCGATTGTCAGGTGGGCTGAAAACGTTCCTGTCTATGAGTGGAAACCGCAGTTCGATATTCTGAAGCCTGAGATTCTGCTTGATGTTGTAAGGTACTTCACATTCTACCGTGAGCAGGATGGAGAGATAACCAAGGTCCTGCCGAGATACATGCAATACAGGGCGGTGAATGCCATTGTTGAGAGAGCGGTGAGCTATGCCAAGGGATTGACCGACAGGAATAAGGGCTTGATATGGCACTGGCAGGGAACTGGAAAAACGTTAACAATGGCGTTCTCAGCTGTAAAAATCAGAGATCTGCTTGGTAATCCGAGCATTTTCTTCATAGTTGACAGGGTTGAGTTGCAGAAGCAGTTATTGGATGAGCTGAAGGGGTTGAAAATCAGCTGTGAGGTGATTGAGAGCATTGATCACCTTAAAGAAGTTCTCAGCCATGCTGACGGCAAGCGTGGCTTCTTCATTACCCTTATCCACAAATTCAGAGAGGAAGAGCTTGCAAAGCTGAGAGAGCAGATGGAGAAACAGCACTGGAGCATAATGAAGAGGAAGGATGTGATCTGCCTGATAGATGAGGGGCACAGAACTCAGTATGGTGAGCTTGCAGCCAGCATGAGAGGAATACTGAAGAATGCGAGCTTTTTCGCCTTTACAGGCACACCCATAGCAAAGAAGGGCAGAGATACATATTCAGCCTTCGGCTATCCAGATGAACCTTACCTCGATCGCTACTTCATACTTGATTCGATTAATGACGGCTTCACAGTAAAGATAGCCTATCAATCAAGGCTTGATGATGTCCATCTCGATAGAGAAAATCTGGAGATCTTCCTTTCATCCAAGCTTGAAGAGATTCCGGAAGAGTATAGAGAGAAGGTTGAGCAGGATTTGAAGAGGAAGCTCAACAAGGTTAAGGTAATTCTTGAAGATAAAAACAGGATTGAGAGAATAGCGAGAGATATTGCCAGCCATTACATCAAATACGTCAGGCCTTTCAAGGCTATGGTTGTTGCGGTGAGCAGAAACGCATGCCTATACTACAAGCAAGCCCTTGACAAGTTCCTGAATGAAAATGAGACGGAGATTGTGATGACCTTCCAGCAGAACGATTCAAAGGAACTGCTGAACTATCTTGAAAAGCTCAAGGAGAAATATGGAAAGAACGAGCTGAAGGAAATTCATGAGGAAATTATAGCAAGATTCAAGAAGAAGGAGAATCCTAAAATACTCATCGTTACGGACATGCTCCTTACGGGTTTTGACGCTCCAATACTGCAAACATTATACCTTGATAAGCCATTAAAAGAACACAGATTATTGCAGGCGATAGCGAGAACTAACAGGCCGTTCATCAAAAATGGAGAGAATCTGAAGGGTGCAGGCCTGGTTGTAGATTATGTTGGAATCTTCAAGTTTCTGAAGAAGGCATTTGAAATGTATGAAGATGAGGATATCAGAGGAGCGGCATACAGCATAGAAGAGATAAAGGAGGAGTTGAGGAAGAAGATAGAGCAGGCTTTCAACTTCTTCGATTTCGAGCTGAGCTATGGCAGGGATGTTATAGATAGAGCGGTTCTTGTTATCTCAAACAACATTGACGAATTCAGAAAGCTCTACTTTGAAATCAGGAATCTCTACAGGCTCTTACTTGAAGACAAAATTGAATTCAAGGAAAAATTCGATCTTCTCAGCGAGATCTACCATGTTTACTTGCAGAGGGAGAATCAGCTTGATGCTGAAATTGAGCAGAAAAGAGATCAGTTTTACAAAGAGGCCCTAAAATTCATCCACGAAACCATTGATGTGCAGAAGATAAAGAAAGATTATCCGGTTGTTGTTATAGATGATGAGTTCATCAGGCGGATAAAATCAGAAAAAGGTGCAAGAAAATTTTACGATCTTCTTTTCCCAGTAAAGAATACGCCAAGGATATCTCTGATGAGAGTATTGTTGAGAGAGTTGATAGAATCGTGCGAGACTGGAATGAAAGAAAGAGAGATATTGATGAGCTTTACGAAGAACTTCTATCTATTGCTGAGGTTATCAACAAGGAAAGAAAGGAAAGGGAGAGGCTCAAGCTAA
- a CDS encoding type II toxin-antitoxin system VapC family toxin — MSRIFLDSSVLVESLKGKDSAVKIIEILREKEALLVINPIVFSEVTYLFMKYAGKSRMRELFSMLNSLAMFEVNAETVSIAEEFMLDYNLLPNDALILATCKYYGIKYLASLDSDFERVCEVEKITLINNPEIAGGIHF; from the coding sequence ATGAGCAGAATCTTCTTGGATAGCTCGGTTCTTGTTGAATCGCTCAAAGGGAAAGACTCGGCAGTCAAGATTATCGAGATTTTAAGGGAAAAAGAGGCGTTGCTCGTCATAAATCCGATTGTGTTTAGCGAGGTTACATACCTGTTTATGAAATACGCTGGAAAATCCCGCATGAGGGAACTGTTTTCCATGCTTAATTCACTTGCGATGTTTGAGGTGAATGCCGAAACCGTTTCAATTGCAGAGGAATTCATGCTCGATTACAATCTCCTTCCGAATGATGCTTTAATCCTCGCAACGTGCAAATACTACGGAATAAAGTATTTGGCATCTCTGGATAGCGATTTCGAGAGAGTTTGTGAGGTAGAGAAAATCACTTTAATAAATAACCCGGAAATAGCAGGAGGGATACATTTTTGA
- a CDS encoding EVE domain-containing protein: MAYWLCITNEENWKVIKQRNIWGVPERHRNTIARVKPGDKLLIYLKQERDKDVVKEPRIVAVYEAASEVFRDSSKIFKSPKGMGNETFPLRIKLKPVKIFEKPVEFKPLIPKLRFITNKKKWSGHLMGKAMREIPEEDYEVIVGGNDVK, translated from the coding sequence ATGGCCTACTGGCTCTGCATAACCAATGAAGAGAATTGGAAGGTTATAAAGCAAAGAAACATCTGGGGAGTTCCTGAAAGGCACAGGAACACAATTGCCAGAGTGAAACCGGGAGATAAGCTGCTCATCTATCTCAAACAGGAAAGGGATAAAGATGTGGTTAAAGAGCCGAGAATTGTTGCGGTTTATGAGGCAGCTTCTGAGGTTTTCAGAGATTCAAGCAAGATTTTCAAGTCTCCAAAAGGTATGGGAAACGAAACATTCCCGCTGAGAATCAAGCTCAAACCCGTTAAAATCTTCGAAAAGCCCGTTGAGTTCAAACCTCTCATCCCCAAGCTGAGGTTCATCACCAACAAGAAGAAGTGGAGCGGGCATCTGATGGGCAAGGCGATGAGGGAGATTCCTGAGGAGGATTACGAGGTAATTGTAGGAGGAAATGACGTCAAATAA
- a CDS encoding CRISPR-associated protein Csx14, producing MKVAVIAPLGMSPPVITAFVHHIRDVRDLVVITTADDRVKQGFELVKVAMKVKYPKTRVHEVEVPFEDITTEEQNFEFMRIAGRTIKRQKEKFGSDVVYLNVAGGRKNMCITLSILGQFLNVDGVFHVVSPNVKIVNEMLENLRHDIERLYLAESDEERLRIYEEKARYFNALMFPEDYQVVRIPTVPVPGDYMQRILDVIYNDRLDTLTYSERELLLRHGLIEKFGNRYRVSDFGKRFAEVLVG from the coding sequence ATGAAGGTGGCGGTTATAGCACCACTTGGAATGAGCCCTCCGGTGATTACGGCTTTTGTGCACCACATACGGGATGTGAGGGACTTGGTCGTCATAACTACGGCTGATGACAGGGTTAAGCAGGGATTTGAGCTTGTGAAAGTTGCTATGAAGGTCAAATATCCGAAAACAAGGGTTCATGAAGTTGAAGTTCCCTTCGAGGACATCACCACTGAGGAGCAAAACTTTGAATTCATGAGGATTGCGGGAAGGACGATAAAGAGGCAGAAAGAAAAATTTGGCTCTGATGTGGTGTATCTGAATGTTGCTGGCGGAAGGAAGAACATGTGCATAACTCTCTCGATTCTTGGCCAGTTTCTGAATGTTGATGGGGTTTTTCACGTTGTGTCTCCCAACGTTAAAATCGTAAACGAGATGCTTGAGAATCTGAGGCACGATATTGAGAGACTCTATCTTGCAGAGAGTGATGAAGAGAGGCTGAGAATTTACGAGGAGAAGGCCAGATACTTCAACGCTTTGATGTTTCCCGAGGATTATCAGGTTGTTAGGATCCCGACAGTTCCCGTTCCCGGGGACTACATGCAGAGGATTTTGGATGTGATCTACAATGACAGGCTCGACACTTTGACTTACTCTGAAAGGGAGTTGCTCTTGAGACATGGGTTGATTGAGAAATTCGGAAATAGGTATCGCGTCTCTGACTTTGGAAAGAGGTTTGCAGAGGTGCTGGTTGGGTGA
- a CDS encoding DMT family transporter — protein MNGIIYALLASVFWGTNGVLLRVGLRGKDVVSSTMTIMLVVSAITFAFSFGDLHRTATDPVKLAYLFLAGFFSYFVARVITYRSVTEVGSSRAFSATSTRILFSALFGYFLLSEDMGLYTLSGTLLMILGLYTFTTERIDRRELIISTSSGIFYGLASLLIKVGMLESVFVSVFIASLSGFLSLAAFSAATGRLEISINRYIFLSAMSLAAGNIAYFYSLSAIPLVIAVPLSNLYPIVTTTLAYIFLKSDELVGIRTFVGSVLTVAGASLISVSIS, from the coding sequence GTGAACGGCATAATCTATGCACTGCTCGCGTCAGTTTTCTGGGGAACGAACGGCGTGCTCCTGAGAGTTGGGCTCAGAGGAAAGGATGTCGTTTCATCCACGATGACCATAATGCTGGTCGTGTCTGCCATCACATTCGCTTTCTCTTTCGGAGATCTTCACAGAACCGCTACCGATCCGGTAAAACTCGCGTATCTATTCCTCGCCGGCTTTTTCTCGTACTTTGTCGCGAGAGTCATAACATACAGGTCTGTGACGGAGGTGGGCTCATCGAGGGCGTTCTCTGCCACATCCACGAGGATTCTTTTCTCAGCATTGTTCGGATACTTCCTGCTCTCCGAGGACATGGGACTCTACACGCTGTCTGGAACGCTGCTGATGATCCTCGGCCTCTACACGTTCACAACCGAAAGGATAGACAGAAGAGAGCTTATCATTTCGACGTCAAGCGGAATATTCTACGGGCTCGCGTCCCTGCTGATAAAGGTGGGGATGCTGGAAAGCGTGTTTGTGAGCGTCTTCATAGCGTCGCTGTCAGGATTTCTGTCTCTCGCAGCATTTTCTGCAGCTACAGGAAGGCTCGAGATCTCGATCAACAGGTACATCTTCCTCTCCGCCATGAGCCTGGCAGCCGGAAACATTGCCTACTTCTACTCCCTCAGCGCAATCCCGCTCGTAATAGCCGTGCCCCTCTCCAACCTGTACCCGATTGTGACCACCACGCTCGCCTACATTTTCTTGAAAAGCGACGAGCTTGTTGGAATCAGAACGTTTGTCGGCTCGGTTCTGACTGTAGCCGGGGCATCGCTGATATCAGTCAGCATATCTTAG
- a CDS encoding restriction endonuclease subunit S — protein MHELLTKGIGHTEFKDTEIGKIPKEWGVVKVENIVMPEDGIKRGPWGSMIKKEFFVESGYKVYEQKNVILNDFTVGDYYINDEKFDELKNYEIKPGDILMTSAGTIGKIAIVPEGIQRGIFNQALIRIRLNGNKINILFFKYLFESGLLERQLRKFTYGATQVNLASIKILKQILLPLPPLPEQQKNRRNSFNCG, from the coding sequence ATGCATGAGCTTCTGACGAAGGGGATTGGGCATACTGAGTTCAAGGATACGGAGATTGGGAAAATTCCGAAGGAGTGGGGGGTTGTCAAAGTAGAAAATATTGTTATGCCAGAAGATGGGATTAAACGAGGGCCTTGGGGGAGCATGATTAAAAAAGAGTTTTTTGTAGAAAGTGGATATAAGGTGTATGAACAGAAGAACGTCATACTGAATGATTTTACTGTTGGAGATTACTATATTAATGACGAGAAATTCGATGAACTAAAGAATTATGAAATAAAACCAGGCGACATTTTAATGACTTCTGCAGGCACTATAGGCAAAATAGCAATTGTACCCGAAGGAATTCAAAGGGGGATATTCAATCAGGCGTTGATTAGAATAAGGTTGAATGGCAATAAAATTAACATTCTGTTTTTCAAATACTTGTTCGAAAGTGGATTGCTTGAAAGGCAACTCAGAAAATTTACATATGGTGCTACCCAAGTAAACCTTGCGTCTATCAAAATACTCAAACAAATTTTGTTGCCTCTACCACCGCTCCCAGAACAGCAAAAAAATCGCCGAAATTCTTTCAACTGTGGATAA
- a CDS encoding M48 family metallopeptidase — MDVLVERKPVKYARIQVLPNGKVRVVAPPDFDVDTFINYHAEWINKKKKEIEELADEINGKENLLILNGKFYHLVKDKSFEILDGEEGVVNYYSMRSLKRRLVSMLREELKSTVSFYSRLLGIKYGRIFIKMQKTKWASCSSKANLSFNLAMLALPEKLRGYIVVHELAHLIEPKHTKAFWDLVGFYYPDYKNAEKELKKYWVLVERCNVWRELRSIK, encoded by the coding sequence ATGGACGTGCTAGTGGAGAGAAAACCCGTGAAATATGCAAGAATTCAGGTTTTGCCCAATGGAAAGGTTAGAGTTGTAGCTCCACCCGATTTTGATGTTGATACTTTCATTAACTACCATGCTGAGTGGATAAACAAAAAGAAAAAGGAAATCGAAGAGCTTGCAGATGAGATAAATGGGAAAGAGAATCTGCTAATTCTCAACGGCAAATTCTACCACCTTGTTAAAGATAAGAGCTTCGAGATTCTTGACGGTGAGGAGGGTGTTGTGAATTACTACAGCATGAGAAGTCTGAAAAGAAGACTCGTAAGTATGCTCAGAGAAGAACTGAAAAGCACGGTTTCATTCTATTCGAGGCTTCTCGGAATAAAGTATGGCAGGATCTTCATAAAAATGCAGAAAACAAAGTGGGCGAGCTGTTCATCAAAGGCAAATCTCAGCTTTAACCTTGCAATGCTTGCTCTGCCAGAGAAGTTGAGGGGATATATTGTTGTTCACGAACTCGCACATTTAATTGAACCAAAACACACCAAAGCATTCTGGGATCTTGTTGGCTTTTACTATCCAGATTACAAGAATGCTGAAAAGGAACTGAAGAAATACTGGGTTTTAGTTGAGAGATGTAATGTTTGGAGGGAGTTGAGATCCATCAAGTGA
- a CDS encoding transglutaminase domain-containing protein, with translation MGSTKFRPTEPPYNNDPKWIAYYKVGGCGELASFFYEVAKRAGFEVRVVEDNGIDHAWVEVRINDSWMVADPTIYWWYVNDPKNHSDWDKRWFNNKSWYERWHFSRVVTRSQNGTILDLTANYTKTYNVTISIDPEVQNGVLKVTTWKGSQERIVFYSTVNGSDNISLSLGKRIYKFELIEPTWYGVEKFGRRVYSIDEIERKIVKLKIEGKRLSNDCYVFIGFSFGVLMSLLAIMMRQPIMRLYEKLLGRNK, from the coding sequence ATGGGAAGTACAAAATTTAGGCCTACAGAGCCTCCATATAACAATGATCCAAAGTGGATTGCCTACTACAAAGTAGGAGGTTGTGGAGAGTTAGCTTCGTTTTTCTATGAAGTTGCAAAGCGTGCAGGCTTTGAAGTCAGAGTTGTCGAAGATAATGGGATAGATCACGCATGGGTTGAAGTGAGGATAAACGATAGTTGGATGGTGGCAGATCCAACAATTTACTGGTGGTATGTGAATGATCCAAAGAACCATTCAGACTGGGATAAACGGTGGTTTAACAACAAGTCTTGGTATGAGCGATGGCATTTTTCAAGAGTTGTAACTCGATCACAAAACGGTACCATTCTGGATCTAACGGCCAATTACACCAAAACATACAACGTAACGATATCAATAGATCCAGAAGTTCAAAATGGAGTTTTAAAAGTAACCACATGGAAAGGAAGCCAAGAACGGATCGTTTTCTATTCTACGGTTAATGGCTCAGATAACATTAGTTTATCACTTGGAAAGAGAATCTACAAATTTGAGTTAATAGAACCAACATGGTATGGCGTTGAAAAATTTGGGAGGAGAGTTTATTCAATTGATGAAATTGAAAGGAAAATTGTCAAACTAAAGATAGAGGGAAAAAGATTGAGTAATGATTGCTATGTTTTTATTGGGTTTTCGTTTGGTGTGCTAATGTCATTATTGGCAATAATGATGCGCCAGCCGATAATGAGACTGTATGAGAAGTTATTAGGAAGAAATAAATGA